A part of Carettochelys insculpta isolate YL-2023 chromosome 1, ASM3395843v1, whole genome shotgun sequence genomic DNA contains:
- the LOC142002385 gene encoding olfactory receptor 52A5-like, whose product MSDPNVTDFTDPSSFILLGIPGLEVAYAWLSIPFCTMYIISLLGNFSILYIVKTEPSLHVPMYYFLCMLAVTDLVLCTSILPKTLSIFWFNSREIDFTACLTQMFFLHCFSIMESGILVAMALDRYVAICDPLRHSTILTNAVVVKTGLAIALRSSMLVLPCPILARQLRYCRTTIILHSYCQNIAVVSLACSDIRISNYYALFVIFFITVLDLVFITLSYTQILRAVFSLPTKDARLKTFGTCGSHLCAILAFYIPALFSFLAYRFGSNVPQHFHILLSNIYLLAPPVLNPIIYGVRTRQIQDRLFRLFIHKGT is encoded by the coding sequence ATGTCAGATCCCAATGTAACTGACTTCACCgacccctcctccttcatcctgctgggcattcctggtcTAGAGGTAGCCTATGCCtggctctccatccccttctgcactaTGTACATCATATCCCTCTTGGGGAACTTTTCGATACTGTATATTGTGAAGACAGAGCCGAGCCTCCATgtgcccatgtactatttcctctgcatgctggctgtcacCGACCTGGTCCTCTGCACGTCCATCCTGCCCAAAACtctgagcatcttctggttcaattccagggaAATAGATTtcactgcctgcctcacccagatgttcttccttcACTGCTTTTCAATCATGGAGTCTGGTATCCTTGTGGCCATGGCTTTGGATCGCTACGTGGCCATTTGtgatcccctgagacattccaccatcctgacaaaTGCTGTGGTGGTGAAGACTGGCCTGGCCATAGCATTGCGCAGCAGCATGCTTGTATTGCCCTGTCCCATCCTGGCGAGACAGTTGCGATATTGCAGAACCACCATCATCCTCCACTCGTACTGTCAGAACATAGCCGTGGTGAGCCTGGCCTGCTCTGACATCCGCATCAGTAATTACTACGCCCTCTTTGTGATATTCTTTATAACAGTGCTGGATTTGGTTTTTATCACTTTGTCATATACCCAGATCCTCAGGGCCGTCTTCAGCCTCCCCACAAAGGATGCCCGGCTCAAGACTTTTGGAACCTGTGGCTCCCACCTTTGTGCCATCTTAGCCTTTTATATCCCAGCTCTCTTCTCCTTCCTTGCTTACCGATTTGGCTCCAATGTACCCCAACATTTCCACATTCTCCTTTCCAATATCTATCTCCTGGCACCCCCTGTGCTAAACCCCATCATTTATGGGGTGAGGACCAGACAGATCCAGGACAGACTGTTCCGTCTCTTTATTCATAAAGGGACCTGA
- the LOC142007584 gene encoding olfactory receptor 52E2-like: protein MSESNASDSTSPSTFILLGIPGWEAAHFWISIPFCAMYITALLGNFTILYIVKTEPSLHLPMYYFLCMLAVTDLVLCTSILPKTLSIFWFNSREIDFTACLTQMFFLHCFTAMESGILVAMALDRYVAICDPLRHSTILTNAAVAKISLAIALRSALLTLPFPILAKLLPYCRTTIILHSYCQSMAVVSLACSDIRLSNYYALFVIFFVTVLDVVLLTLSYTQILRAIFSLPTKDARLKTFGTCGSHLCAILAFYIPGLFSFLTYRFGSNVPQYFHILLSNIYLLAPPVLNPVIYGVRTRQIQDRLLRLSTHKGT from the coding sequence ATGTCAGAGTCCAACGCAAGTGACTccaccagcccctccaccttcatcctgctgggcattcctggctgggaggcagctcatttctggatctccatccccttctgcgcCATGTACATCACAGCCCTCCTGGGGAACTTCACCATCCTGTATATTGTGAAGACAGAGCCGAGCCTCCATctgcccatgtactatttcctttGCATGCTGGCTGTCACCGACCTGGTCCTGTGCACGTCCATCCTGCCCAAAACactgagcatcttctggttcaattccagggaAATAGATTtcactgcctgcctcacccagatgttcttccttcACTGCTTTACAGCAATGGAGTCTGGTATCCTGGTGGCCATGGCTTTGGATCGCTACGTGGCCATTTGTGATCCCCTGAGACATTCAACCATCCTGACAAATGCTGCAGTGGCGAAGATCAGCCTGGCCATAGCATTGCGCAGTGCACTGCTTACACTGCCCTTTCCCATCCTGGCAAAACTGTTGCCATATTGCAGAACCACCATCATCCTCCACTCGTACTGTCAGAGCATGGCCGTGGTGAGCCTGGCCTGCTCTGACATCCGCCTCAGTAATTACTACGCTCTATTTGTGATATTTTTTGTGACTGTTCTGGATGTGGTTTTACTCACTTTGTCATATAcccagatcctcagggccatcttcaGCCTCCCTACAAAGGACGCCCGGCTCAAGACTTTTGGGACCTGTGGCTCCCACCTTTGTGCCATCTTAGCCTTTTACATCCCAGgtctcttctccttcctcacttaccGATTTGGCTCCAACGTACCCCAGTATTTCCACATTCTCCTTTCCAACATCTATCTTCTGGCACCCCCTGTGTTAAATCCCGTCATCTACGGGGTGAGGACCAGACAGATCCAGGACAGACTGCTCCGTCTCTCTACTCACAAAGGGACCTAA